A genomic segment from Corylus avellana chromosome ca5, CavTom2PMs-1.0 encodes:
- the LOC132180524 gene encoding probable serine/threonine-protein kinase At1g54610 has protein sequence MGGICTTASSAVEDRDSQASSRKRLSSLSRRSSSELRVNSSRRHDGIRGSDRLGLHSDEVKAMRIDRKANGSIRVYDDQIEKKRREKSEVSAIEHPGLGRVPKAIHGEQTAAGWPAWLSNVAAEAIKGWIPRRANTFEKLEKIGQGTYSSVYKARDVINDKIVALKKVRFDNLDIESVKFMAREIIILRRLDHPNIIKLEGLITSQMSRSLYLVFEYMEHDLTGLASCPGIKFSEPQVKCYMQQLLSGLDHCHSRGVLHRDIKGSNLLIDDNGILKIADFGLATSYNPHHSVPMTTRVVTLWYRPPELLLGASHYGVAVDLWSTGCILGELYTGKPILPGKTEVEQLHKIFKLCGSPSDDYWRNLRLSHATFFRPPQPYRRCVAETFKDLPAAAMGLIETLLSVDPANRGTAGFALKSEFFTTKPLACDPSTLPKYPPSKEIDAKVRDEVARRQGDVGDKDRKVDLKKRGQKESRAIPGSNADALPFMSMQRRQGQSSFQTKSELFHSHREETHSGLLVAPPKQPRPVKEVRTGEPEHLHKRVSHSGPLVPGPRWTKSEKELDAPSAVSTAVNLSKLSGLVVTRTFSLSDDHQEKPGPTQPDTTEQFGRISGSGSELESRRRQDHKHHSQRNGDFSQIDGKGRTKEPSLHGHGSRGSKIYVSGPLLNSSNNVDQMLKEHDRKIQEFSRRARLDKTRVDQKVHSRGRQVTAN, from the exons ATGGGTGGTATCTGTACCACGGCTTCTTCGGCTGTCGAAGACAGAGACAGCCAGGCAAGCTCGAGGAAGAGATTGTCGTCATTGAGCAGACGATCATCATCGGAGTTACGAGTGAATTCTTCAAGAAGACATGACGGAATACGGGGCAGTGATAGATTGGGATTGCACAGTGATGAAGTGAAAGCTATGCGCATTGATAGGAAAGCCAATGGTTCGATTCGGGTTTATGATGATCAGAttgagaagaagaggagagagaagTCTGAAGTCTCTGCTATCGAACATCCGGGCTTGGGAAGGGTTCCAAAGGCTATACATGGAGAGCAGACTGCGGCAGGGTGGCCGGCTTGGCTATCTAATGTGGCCGCAGAAGCTATCAAGGGATGGATACCGCGGAGGGCAAATACTTTTGAGAAATTAGAAAAA ATTGGCCAAGGAACTTATAGTAGCGTTTACAAGGCTCGTGATGTTATCAATGATAAAATTGTTGCTTTGAAAAAAGTACGATTTGATAATCTGGATATTGAGAGCGTCAAGTTTATGGCAAGGGAAATCATCATTTTACGACGGCTTGATCATCCGAATATAATAAAGCTGGAAGGCTTGATCACATCGCAAATGTCACGCAGTTTATACCTTGTTTTTGAGTATATGGAACATGATCTTACAGGGCTTGCATCATGCCCTGGCATAAAGTTCTCAGAACCACAG GTTAAATGTTACATGCAACAACTTCTAAGTGGACTTGATCATTGTCATAGTCGTGGTGTCCTGCATCGTGATATAAAAGGTTCAAATCTTCTTATAGATGATAATGGCATTTTGAAGATTGCGGATTTTGGCTTGGCTACATCTTACAATCCTCATCATAGTGTTCCAATGACAACCCGTGTGGTCACTCTTTGGTACCGACCACCAGAACTTTTACTTGGAGCATCTCACTATGGGGTTGCGGTGGATTTATGGAGTACTGGTTGCATACTGGGGGAATTATATACTGGCAAGCCTATCTTGCCAGGAAAGACAGAG GTTGAGCAATTGCATAAGATTTTTAAGCTTTGTGGCTCACCTTCTGATGATTACTGGAGAAATTTGCGGTTGTCCCATGCAACATTCTTCAGACCACCACAGCCTTATAGAAGATGTGTTGCCGAAACATTCAAAGATTTGCCTGCTGCTGCCATGGGGCTTATTGAGACCTTGCTTTCTGTAGATCCTGCAAATCGAGGAACTGCAGGATTTGCTCTAAAGAGTGAG TTCTTTACGACGAAACCTCTTGCTTGTGATCCTTCAACTTTGCCAAAATATCCTCCCAGCAAAGAGATTGATGCGAAAGTGCGGGATGAAGTAGCTAGAAG GCAAGGAGATGTTGGAGACAAAGACCGGAAGGTTGACCTCAAAAAGAGAGGACAAAAAGAATCCCGGGCAATTCCTGGATCAAATGCTGATGCTCTGCCTTTCATGTCAATGCAG AGAAGACAAGGCCAATCCAGTTTTCAGACCAAAAGTGAATTGTTCCACTCTCATAGGGAGGAAACTCATTCTGGTCTTTTGGTTGCTCCACCTAAACAGCCACGACCCGTTAAAGAAGTACGAACAGGTGAACCGGAGCATCTTCATAAAAGGGTTTCCCACTCAGGACCATTGGTTCCTGGACCTAGATGGACAAAGTCGGAAAAGGAACTTGATGCTCCATCGGCTGTTTCTACTGCAGTCAACTTATCAAAACTGTCTGGTTTGGTAGTGACTAGGACTTTTTCGTTGTCCGACGATCACCAAGAAAAACCTGGTCCTACACAGCCAGACACAACAGAGCAATTTGGCAGGATTTCAGGATCAGGTAGTGAATTGGAGTCCAGAAGAAGGCAGGATCATAAACATCACTCGCAGAGAAACGGCGATTTCAGTCAGATCGATGGAAAGGGCCGTACTAAAGAACCATCTCTA CATGGTCATGGGTCAAGGGGAAGCAAGATCTATGTCTCTGGTCCCCTACTAAATTCATCGAACAATGTGGACCAGATGCTTAAAGAGCATGATCGCAAGATCCAAGAATTTTCTCGACGAGCACGGCTCGACAAGACGAGAGTTGATCAGAAAGTTCATTCTCGTGGGAGGCAAGTGACTGCTAATTAG
- the LOC132181262 gene encoding probable L-type lectin-domain containing receptor kinase VII.2 isoform X2, translated as MSSPTLPLLLTLILAILSSTSATEFIFNTNFNSTNLLLFGNASINSSILSITNETPFSIGRALYPSKIPTKPTNSGSTPIPFSTSFIFSIAKVKNFLPGHGFAFLFTPSTGINGTSSSQHLGLFNLTNDGSPDNHVFGIEFDVFKNQEFNDINDNHVGVFVNSLTSLASYTAGFWRGEDDDKFEELKLNNGENYQVWIDFFQSSINVTMALAGMERPRRPLISEFVNLSTVLLDDMYAGFGAATGQLVESHKILAWSFSNSNFSIGDALLTRNLPSFVPPKGRKRRKGMEEEGIEDWELEYWPHRINYQEISAATKGFSEENVIGFGGNGKVYRGFLQGGVEVAVKRIPCESENGMSEFLAEVSSLGRLKHRNLVGLRGWSKNEKNSLILVYDYMENGSLDKRIFECPERMMLSWQERMKVLKDVACGITYLHEGWEAKVLHRDIKASNVLLDKDMNARLGDFGLAQMHYNGQPADTTTVVGTVGYMAPEVVRTGLSSTQTDVFGFGILVLEVACGKRPTEEGNPGLVDRVWRLMETGELHSAADERLKNMGGYSIEEVERVLHLGLLCAYPDPRERPTIRQVLRVLDGANEGNVPEGEAAEGNLLDRIRTTAMWSSFNQNIGGRHPTFDEISWSDSNAILTGR; from the exons atgTCTTCTCCAACTCTGCCTCTCCTCCTCACCTTAATACTTGCAATCCTGAGCTCAACTTCAGCGACTGAGTTCATCTTCAACACTAACTTCAACTCCACCAACCTTCTCCTCTTCGGCAATGCCTCCATCAACTCCTCGATCCTCAGCATCACTAATGAGACCCCCTTCTCCATAGGCCGTGCCTTGTACCCTTCCAAAATCCCCACAAAACCCACCAACTCCGGCTCCACTCCCATCCCCTTCTCAACCTCCTTCATCTTCTCCATTGCAAAAGTCAAGAACTTTCTCCCTGGCCATGGCTTTGCATTTCTGTTCACACCCTCTACAGGCATAAACGGCACAAGCTCATCTCAGCATCTGGGTCTTTTCAACTTGACCAATGATGGCAGTCCCGACAACCATGTGTTTGGTATCGAGTTCGATGTGTTTAAGAATCAAGAATTCAATGATATCAATGACAATCATGTCGGTGTTTTTGTGAATTCGCTTACCTCTTTGGCTTCATATACAGCAGGGTTTTGGAGGGGGGAAGATGATGACAAGTTTGAGGAGCTGAAGCTTAACAATGGGGAGAACTATCAAGTGTGGATTGACTTTTTTCAGTCAAGTATAAATGTTACTATGGCTCTGGCAGGCATGGAAAGGCCTCGGAGGCCTTTGATAAGTGAGTTTGTTAATCTCTCTACTGTTCTTTTGGATGACATGTATGCAGGGTTTGGCGCAGCAACAGGGCAATTGGTTGAGAGTCATAAGATATTGGCATGGAGCTTTAGCAATTCAAATTTTTCTATTGGGGATGCTTTGTTAACGAGAAATTTGCCTTCATTTGTGCCTCCAAAAGG gagaaagagaaggaaagggATGGAAGAGGAAGGAATTGAAGATTGGGAATTGGAGTATTGGCCTCATCGAATTAATTACCAAGAGATTTCTGCGGCCACAAAAGGCTTTTCTGAAGAAAATGTCATCGGGTTTGGAGGGAATGGGAAGGTCTATAGAGGGTTTTTGCAGGGAGGAGTAGAAGTTGCAGTGAAGAGAATCCCTTGCGAGAGTGAAAATGGGATGAGTGAGTTTTTAGCAGAAGTTTCAAGCCTAGGGAGATTGAAGCACAGGAACTTGGTAGGATTGAGAGGTTGGTCAAAGAATGAGAAAAACAGCTTGATTTTGGTCTACGATTATATGGAAAATGGAAGTTTGGACAAGAGGATTTTTGAATGTCCTGAGAGAATGATGTTGAGTTGGCAGGAAAGGATGAAGGTTTTGAAAGATGTGGCTTGCGGCATTACCTATTTGCATGAGGGTTGGGAAGCTAAAGTCTTGCATAGAGACATTAAGGCAAGCAATGTGCTGCTTGATAAGGATATGAATGCTAGATTAGGCGATTTTGGGCTAGCTCAGATGCACTATAACGGGCAGCCAGCTGACACGACAACAGTGGTCGGGACCGTCGGGTACATGGCACCGGAAGTGGTTCGCACTGGTCTATCATCGACACAAACCGATGTGTTTGGTTTTGGGATATTGGTTCTAGAGGTGGCGTGTGGGAAAAGGCCTACTGAAGAAGGGAACCCAGGCTTGGTTGATAGGGTATGGAGGCTAATGGAGACAGGAGAATTGCATAGTGCTGCAGATGAGCGGTTGAAGAACATGGGTGGTTATAGCATTGAGGAAGTTGAGAGGGTGCTTCATTTGGGTTTGTTGTGTGCATATCCTGACCCTCGCGAGAGGCCTACAATAAGACAGGTTTTGAGGGTGTTGGATGGAGCAAACGAGGGCAATGTGCCTGAAGGGGAAGCAGCAGAGGGGAATTTGCTTGACAGAATTAGAACAACTGCAATGTGGTCCAGTTTTAACCAGAACATTGGTGGCAGGCATCCTACGTTTGACGAAATTTCTTGGTCTGATTCAAATGCCATCCTTACAGGCAGATGA
- the LOC132181262 gene encoding probable L-type lectin-domain containing receptor kinase VII.2 isoform X1 → MSSPTLPLLLTLILAILSSTSATEFIFNTNFNSTNLLLFGNASINSSILSITNETPFSIGRALYPSKIPTKPTNSGSTPIPFSTSFIFSIAKVKNFLPGHGFAFLFTPSTGINGTSSSQHLGLFNLTNDGSPDNHVFGIEFDVFKNQEFNDINDNHVGVFVNSLTSLASYTAGFWRGEDDDKFEELKLNNGENYQVWIDFFQSSINVTMALAGMERPRRPLISEFVNLSTVLLDDMYAGFGAATGQLVESHKILAWSFSNSNFSIGDALLTRNLPSFVPPKGSVFRSKGFIVGVSVASFFVLVCGVLVFVILYRRKRRKGMEEEGIEDWELEYWPHRINYQEISAATKGFSEENVIGFGGNGKVYRGFLQGGVEVAVKRIPCESENGMSEFLAEVSSLGRLKHRNLVGLRGWSKNEKNSLILVYDYMENGSLDKRIFECPERMMLSWQERMKVLKDVACGITYLHEGWEAKVLHRDIKASNVLLDKDMNARLGDFGLAQMHYNGQPADTTTVVGTVGYMAPEVVRTGLSSTQTDVFGFGILVLEVACGKRPTEEGNPGLVDRVWRLMETGELHSAADERLKNMGGYSIEEVERVLHLGLLCAYPDPRERPTIRQVLRVLDGANEGNVPEGEAAEGNLLDRIRTTAMWSSFNQNIGGRHPTFDEISWSDSNAILTGR, encoded by the coding sequence atgTCTTCTCCAACTCTGCCTCTCCTCCTCACCTTAATACTTGCAATCCTGAGCTCAACTTCAGCGACTGAGTTCATCTTCAACACTAACTTCAACTCCACCAACCTTCTCCTCTTCGGCAATGCCTCCATCAACTCCTCGATCCTCAGCATCACTAATGAGACCCCCTTCTCCATAGGCCGTGCCTTGTACCCTTCCAAAATCCCCACAAAACCCACCAACTCCGGCTCCACTCCCATCCCCTTCTCAACCTCCTTCATCTTCTCCATTGCAAAAGTCAAGAACTTTCTCCCTGGCCATGGCTTTGCATTTCTGTTCACACCCTCTACAGGCATAAACGGCACAAGCTCATCTCAGCATCTGGGTCTTTTCAACTTGACCAATGATGGCAGTCCCGACAACCATGTGTTTGGTATCGAGTTCGATGTGTTTAAGAATCAAGAATTCAATGATATCAATGACAATCATGTCGGTGTTTTTGTGAATTCGCTTACCTCTTTGGCTTCATATACAGCAGGGTTTTGGAGGGGGGAAGATGATGACAAGTTTGAGGAGCTGAAGCTTAACAATGGGGAGAACTATCAAGTGTGGATTGACTTTTTTCAGTCAAGTATAAATGTTACTATGGCTCTGGCAGGCATGGAAAGGCCTCGGAGGCCTTTGATAAGTGAGTTTGTTAATCTCTCTACTGTTCTTTTGGATGACATGTATGCAGGGTTTGGCGCAGCAACAGGGCAATTGGTTGAGAGTCATAAGATATTGGCATGGAGCTTTAGCAATTCAAATTTTTCTATTGGGGATGCTTTGTTAACGAGAAATTTGCCTTCATTTGTGCCTCCAAAAGGGTCTGTTTTCCGATCAAAAGGGTTTATTGTGGGGGTTAGTGTTGCTAGTTTTTTTGTACTTGTTTGTGGGGTTTTAGTATTTGTGATTTTGTATaggagaaagagaaggaaagggATGGAAGAGGAAGGAATTGAAGATTGGGAATTGGAGTATTGGCCTCATCGAATTAATTACCAAGAGATTTCTGCGGCCACAAAAGGCTTTTCTGAAGAAAATGTCATCGGGTTTGGAGGGAATGGGAAGGTCTATAGAGGGTTTTTGCAGGGAGGAGTAGAAGTTGCAGTGAAGAGAATCCCTTGCGAGAGTGAAAATGGGATGAGTGAGTTTTTAGCAGAAGTTTCAAGCCTAGGGAGATTGAAGCACAGGAACTTGGTAGGATTGAGAGGTTGGTCAAAGAATGAGAAAAACAGCTTGATTTTGGTCTACGATTATATGGAAAATGGAAGTTTGGACAAGAGGATTTTTGAATGTCCTGAGAGAATGATGTTGAGTTGGCAGGAAAGGATGAAGGTTTTGAAAGATGTGGCTTGCGGCATTACCTATTTGCATGAGGGTTGGGAAGCTAAAGTCTTGCATAGAGACATTAAGGCAAGCAATGTGCTGCTTGATAAGGATATGAATGCTAGATTAGGCGATTTTGGGCTAGCTCAGATGCACTATAACGGGCAGCCAGCTGACACGACAACAGTGGTCGGGACCGTCGGGTACATGGCACCGGAAGTGGTTCGCACTGGTCTATCATCGACACAAACCGATGTGTTTGGTTTTGGGATATTGGTTCTAGAGGTGGCGTGTGGGAAAAGGCCTACTGAAGAAGGGAACCCAGGCTTGGTTGATAGGGTATGGAGGCTAATGGAGACAGGAGAATTGCATAGTGCTGCAGATGAGCGGTTGAAGAACATGGGTGGTTATAGCATTGAGGAAGTTGAGAGGGTGCTTCATTTGGGTTTGTTGTGTGCATATCCTGACCCTCGCGAGAGGCCTACAATAAGACAGGTTTTGAGGGTGTTGGATGGAGCAAACGAGGGCAATGTGCCTGAAGGGGAAGCAGCAGAGGGGAATTTGCTTGACAGAATTAGAACAACTGCAATGTGGTCCAGTTTTAACCAGAACATTGGTGGCAGGCATCCTACGTTTGACGAAATTTCTTGGTCTGATTCAAATGCCATCCTTACAGGCAGATGA